The Euphorbia lathyris chromosome 2, ddEupLath1.1, whole genome shotgun sequence genome includes a window with the following:
- the LOC136217458 gene encoding ferric reduction oxidase 4-like — MRVIIVLLFVGYILIWFLLPTKQYKNNWTPTLETDLESTYFQSQGRNLLLFSFPVMLIAVCGSVYLHFQKKQARITTSTISGGLSFWRRPVVVLNPLGIVTAVELAFSAMFIVLLIWSLANYVYVSFGNLHMNHGIKVEVWQSKFRSVSLRLGYIGNITWAFLFFPVTRGSPILGIFGLTSESSIKYHIWLGHISMVLFSAHTIGFITYYAMTHQMAEMIEWSQTYVSNVAGEIAIVFALGMWVTSFYSTRRKKFEVFFYTHHLYIVYIIFYALHVGAAYFCMVLPGIFLFLIDRYLRFLQSMQHARLLSARLLPSGTLELNFSKHPGLHYNPTSIMFLNVPSISKLQWHPFTVSSNSEMESDVVSVVIKREGSWSQKLFNQISSSVQHFQISVEGPYGPNSSHFLRHELLVMISGGSGIASFISIIREIIFESRKPNRKVPRVLLICAFKKAADIAMLDLLLPMNVSDSQILNQVELQIEAYITKDQEQPSFTDNTKTETKWFKPHPKDSPVTSPLGPNNWLWFAAIIASSFLMFLLLLAIINRYYIYPIDKNTNKIYHYSFFVIWDMFLGCASIVILSSVVFLWRKKQNVNAIAQQIQNFEMEMEMETPAEVESLPRQSLVETTNFGARPDLKGILLGCKGSDDVGVLASGPRTLRHEVAKICSSGLADNLYFESISFSWRDVVESTDNIDVDFELSEKFEDYKGSDDDIFPSMRGNADDEGLPRQDRRDEGNSVP, encoded by the exons ATGAGGGTAATAATTGTTTTGTTATTTGTTGGATATATCCTTATTTGGTTTTTGCTTCCAACAAAGCAATACAAAAACAACTGGACTCCAACCTTAGAGACCGATCTCGAGTCCACATATTTTCAGTCACAAG GAAGAAATCTTCTTCTATTTTCATTCCCTGTGATGTTGATAGCTGTTTGTGGATCTGTTTATCTCCATTTTCAGAAGAAACAAGCAAGAATAACCACTTCCACAATTAG CGGTGGTTTGTCGTTTTGGAGACGGCCAGTCGTGGTATTGAATCCTCTAGGGATTGTAACAGCAGTGGAGCTTGCTTTTTCAGCTATGTTTATTGTACTCTTGATCTGGTCTCTTGCTAATTACGTTTATGTCAGTTTTGGTAATCTTCATATGAACCATGGGATCAAAGTGGAAGT gtgGCAATCAAAGTTCAGAAGTGTATCGCTTAGACTGGGATACATTGGGAATATAACCTGGGCATTTCTCTTCTTTCCAGTAACTAGAGGATCTCCaattttgggtatttttggaCTGACATCTGAATCAAGTATCAAGTATCATATTTGGCTAGGTCATATCTCCATGGTTCTTTTCTCTGCACATACCATAGGTTTTATTACATACTATGCAATGACTCATCAAATGGCTGAG ATGATAGAATGGAGTCAAACATACGTGTCAAATGTAGCGGGAGAGATAGCAATCGTATTTGCATTGGGAATGTGGGTGACGAGTTTTTACTCGACTAGGCGTAAGAAGTTTGAAGTATTCTTCTACACACACCATTTGTACATTGTCTACATAATCTTCTATGCTTTACATGTTGGAGCTGCCTATTTCTGTATGGTTCTTCCTGgaatcttcctcttcctcattGATCGATACTTAAGATTCTTACAATCTATGCAACATGCTAGATTACTTTCAGCTCGACTCTTGCCATCTGGAACTCTCGAGCTCAACTTCTCTAAGCATCCAG GGTTGCATTACAATCCGACGAGCATAATGTTTTTGAATGTTCCAAGCATTTCAAAGCTGCAATGGCACCCTTTTACTGTTAGTTCAAACAGTGAGATGGAGTCAGATGTTGTTAGTGTAGTCATCAAAAGAGAAGGAAGTTGGTCTCAAAAACTCTTCAATCAAATTTCTTCTTCGGTTCAGCATTTTCAGATCTCTGTTGAAGGACCCTATGGACCCAATTCATCTCATTTTTTAAG GCATGAGTTACTGGTGATGATTAGTGGGGGCAGCGGTATCGCTTCATTCATCTCCATAATCCGGGAGATAATTTTCGAAAGCAGAAAACCAAACAGGAAGGTTCCACGTGTCCTACTGATTTGTGCATTTAAGAAGGCTGCTGATATTGCTATGTTAGACCTCTTGCTTCCTATGAATGTCTCCGATTCACAGATATTGAACCAAGTTGAGCTACAAATTGAAGCTTATATCACTAAAGATCAAGAACAACCATCCTTTACAGACAACACTAAAACCGAAACAAAATGGTTCAAGCCACACCCGAAAGACTCACCCGTAACTTCACCTCTTGGACCCAACAATTGGCTATGGTTTGCTGCAATAATTGCATCATCATTTCTCATGTTCCTCCTCTTATTAGCCATCATTAATCGCTACTACATTTACCCAATTGATAAAAACACTAATAAGATTTACCATTACTCCTTTTTTGTAATCTGGGATATGTTTTTAGGGTGTGCTTCTATTGTCATCCTATCTAGTGTTGTTTTCCTTTGGCGTAAGAAACAAAATGTAAACGCAATTGCGCAACAAATTCAGAACTttgaaatggaaatggaaatggaaactCCCGCTGAGGTCGAAAGCCTTCCTCGCCAGTCGCTTGTCGAAACAACCAATTTTGGTGCTCGACCAGATCTCAAAG gaattttgttggGATGCAAAGGATCAGATGATGTTGGAGTGTTAGCAAGTGGGCCAAGGACTTTAAGACATGAAGTTGCAAAAATATGTTCTTCTGGTTTGGCAGATAATCTCTATTTTGAATCCATTAGCTTTAGCTG GAGGGATGTGGTTGAGAGTACTGACAATATTGATGTTGACTTTGAGCTAAGTGAGAAGTTTGAAGATTATAAGGGAAGTGATGACGATATCTTCCCAAGTATGAGGGGAAATGCAGATGATGAAGGGTTACCCCGACAAGATAGAAGAGATGAAGGGAATTCAGTACCCTAA